A single region of the Anser cygnoides isolate HZ-2024a breed goose chromosome W, Taihu_goose_T2T_genome, whole genome shotgun sequence genome encodes:
- the LOC136788834 gene encoding ubiquitin carboxyl-terminal hydrolase 42-like isoform X1 translates to MPGAMPPVPREVIMESLTASQLNSLSEEISVPGPPKSTENDEYLEQYQCDDRGDKEKPRRSNEHELISKENVFYIKESSETGEKLRQTSSLKSDTECSSKNLSSLAITGRCQDTKDETKKTDKEHYPRKREHSPTEEKESQKDGHSSKRRCSRSVEVVKQKRHKQEYWEGSRYRSFHSERNSPDNGRRPVKYSKYRSRSRGRSEQDSTRYYHSKGERSWSRERYYQDEPRKWEKCRYYKDCYSPHAAGDSRERKFSHGDKDFDKLTQTYSSRSHKHYHYKSRWPHGSLLREEDVHHFSTPRADSHRCSVAQQHSGKHSRERHALPPVSAHLENCRQKKAKEGNRKRQYTHAEGSESEIERKRRKVEKELLGGENMKKYKKF, encoded by the exons ATGCCTGGAGCTATGCCTCCAGTCCCTCGAGAAGTCATCATGGAATCCCTCACAGCCAGCCAGTTGAACAGCTTGTCAGAGGAAATAAG tgtCCCGGGACCTCCGAAATCTACTGAGAATGATGAATACCTTGAACAGTACCAATGTGATGACCGTGGAGACAAGGAGAAACCAAGAAGATCAAATGAACATGaactgatttcaaaagaaaacgtTTTCTACATCAAAGAGTCTTCTGAGACTGGTGAGAAATTGCGGCAAACTTCCTCTCTAAAGTCTGACACTGAATGTAGTTCTAAAAACCTTTCCTCCTTAGCTATTACAGGTAGATGCCAAGATACAAAGGACGAGACTAAAAAAACTGACAAAGAGCATTACCCGAGAAAGAGGGAACATTCTCCtactgaagagaaggagagtCAAAAAGATGGTCATTCCAGCAAGAGAAGGTGCTCTCGGAGTGTGGAAGTTGTTAAGCAAAAGCGTCACAAGCAGGAGTATTGGGAGGGAAGCAGGTACAGATCTTTCCATAGTGAAAGGAACAGCCCTGATAATGGCAGAAGACcagtaaaatattcaaagtacaGATCTCGAAGCAGAGGAAGATCAGAACAAGATAGCACTAGATATTACCAttccaaaggggaaagaagtTGGAGCAGAGAAAGATACTATCAAGATGAACCAcggaaatgggaaaaatgtagATATTACAAGGATTGCTATTCACCTCATGCAGCAGGAGACAGTAGAGAGAGAAAGTTCTCTCACGGTGATAAAGACTTTGACAAATTGACTCAGACTTACTCCAGCAGGTCACATAAGCATTATCATTACAAAAGCAGATGGCCTCACGGTTCCCTCTTGAGAGAGGAAGATGTACATCACTTTAGCACACCCAGAGCAGACTCACATCGTTGCTCAGTAGCTCAGCAACATTCTGGAAAACATTCGCGTGAGAGACATGCACTTCCACCTGTGTCAGCTCATTTGGAGAACTGTCgccagaaaaaggcaaaagaaggaaacagaaaaagacaatataCTCATGCAGAAGGtagtgaaagtgaaatagaaaggaaacgcagaaaggtagaaaaggagcttttaggtggtgaaaacatgaaaaaatataagaagttctag
- the LOC136788834 gene encoding ubiquitin carboxyl-terminal hydrolase 42-like isoform X2 encodes MPGAMPPVPREVIMESLTASQLNSLSEEISVPGPPKSTENDEYLEQYQCDDRGDKEKPRRSNEHELISKENVFYIKESSETAITGRCQDTKDETKKTDKEHYPRKREHSPTEEKESQKDGHSSKRRCSRSVEVVKQKRHKQEYWEGSRYRSFHSERNSPDNGRRPVKYSKYRSRSRGRSEQDSTRYYHSKGERSWSRERYYQDEPRKWEKCRYYKDCYSPHAAGDSRERKFSHGDKDFDKLTQTYSSRSHKHYHYKSRWPHGSLLREEDVHHFSTPRADSHRCSVAQQHSGKHSRERHALPPVSAHLENCRQKKAKEGNRKRQYTHAEGSESEIERKRRKVEKELLGGENMKKYKKF; translated from the exons ATGCCTGGAGCTATGCCTCCAGTCCCTCGAGAAGTCATCATGGAATCCCTCACAGCCAGCCAGTTGAACAGCTTGTCAGAGGAAATAAG tgtCCCGGGACCTCCGAAATCTACTGAGAATGATGAATACCTTGAACAGTACCAATGTGATGACCGTGGAGACAAGGAGAAACCAAGAAGATCAAATGAACATGaactgatttcaaaagaaaacgtTTTCTACATCAAAGAGTCTTCTGAGACTG CTATTACAGGTAGATGCCAAGATACAAAGGACGAGACTAAAAAAACTGACAAAGAGCATTACCCGAGAAAGAGGGAACATTCTCCtactgaagagaaggagagtCAAAAAGATGGTCATTCCAGCAAGAGAAGGTGCTCTCGGAGTGTGGAAGTTGTTAAGCAAAAGCGTCACAAGCAGGAGTATTGGGAGGGAAGCAGGTACAGATCTTTCCATAGTGAAAGGAACAGCCCTGATAATGGCAGAAGACcagtaaaatattcaaagtacaGATCTCGAAGCAGAGGAAGATCAGAACAAGATAGCACTAGATATTACCAttccaaaggggaaagaagtTGGAGCAGAGAAAGATACTATCAAGATGAACCAcggaaatgggaaaaatgtagATATTACAAGGATTGCTATTCACCTCATGCAGCAGGAGACAGTAGAGAGAGAAAGTTCTCTCACGGTGATAAAGACTTTGACAAATTGACTCAGACTTACTCCAGCAGGTCACATAAGCATTATCATTACAAAAGCAGATGGCCTCACGGTTCCCTCTTGAGAGAGGAAGATGTACATCACTTTAGCACACCCAGAGCAGACTCACATCGTTGCTCAGTAGCTCAGCAACATTCTGGAAAACATTCGCGTGAGAGACATGCACTTCCACCTGTGTCAGCTCATTTGGAGAACTGTCgccagaaaaaggcaaaagaaggaaacagaaaaagacaatataCTCATGCAGAAGGtagtgaaagtgaaatagaaaggaaacgcagaaaggtagaaaaggagcttttaggtggtgaaaacatgaaaaaatataagaagttctag